One Capsicum annuum cultivar UCD-10X-F1 chromosome 2, UCD10Xv1.1, whole genome shotgun sequence genomic window carries:
- the LOC124896271 gene encoding uncharacterized protein LOC124896271, translating into MEGGGERRRGSAPVTGGRGRWSGRVGAEGPCLRGRGWEWGLFREGKARAGVGSRSGVRAGSVRGGRRRRVAREARLRETKWVRSKERDVDWYKPWYSGSERRWNGVGILVDESLEGSVYASQVGLEEKVKARFWETLDEVVRSVPSSKKIVIAGDFNGHIRVLAGGYADCMKNEKVKKKVKIKKRAYVKLIESKDEEEKRVNREVFKVARKEANLAVTTVKTATFESLLAKVRERKDSDLDQVKCIKGEDDRALVEDVRIKKRWQKYFHKLLNEEGDRSIELGELKRSEESCDFSYCRRFKVEEVREAIR; encoded by the exons GGCCATGTCTGAGGGGGAGGGGGTGGGAGTGGGGACTGTTTCGGGAGGGGAAGGCACGGGCGGGTGTGGGGTCTAGGTCGGGTGTTAGGGCTGGTTCGGTGAGGGGTGGAAGACGGAGGCGAGTGGCGAGAGAGGctaggttgagg GAGACAAAATGGGTAAGGTCTAAGGAGAGGGATGTGGATTGGTACAAGCCGTGGTACTCAGGGAGTGAGAGGCGTTGGAATGGAGTGGGCATCTTAGTGGACGAAAGCTTAGagggcag tgtttatgcgtCGCAGGTGGGCTTGGAAGAGAAGGTGAAAGCGAGATTTTGGGAGACTTTGGATGAGGTAGTAAGAAGCGTGCCTAGCTCGAAGAAGATTGTCATAGCGGGGGACTTCAATGGACATATTAGGGTTTTAGCGGGAGGTTATGCCGATTGCATGAAG AATGaaaaagttaagaagaaagtgaagatcaaGAAGAGagcgtatgttaagttgattgagagtaaagatgaggAGGAGAAAAGGGTGAATAGGGAGGTTTTCAAAGTAGCAAGGAAGGAGGCAAATTTAGCAGTTACGACTGTTAAGACAGCAacatttgagagctt GCTGGCTAAGGTTAGGGAGAGGAAGGATagtgacctcgatcaagtgaagtgcattaagggggaggatgataGAGCTTTGGTGGAGGATGTTCGCATTAAGAAGAGGTGgcagaaatattttcataaacttttgaacgagGAAGGGGACAGAAGCATTGAGTTAGGAGAGCTGAAGCGCTCGGAGGAAAGCTGTGATTTCAGTtactgtagacgttttaaggttgaggaggtcagagaggctattcgttAG